The Chitinophaga sp. Cy-1792 genome contains the following window.
TGACCAGGGTAGATCAGGTATTTGGTATTCATCATGGCCAGTATGCGCCAATCCTGTTCGGAAGGTTTGCCGCTGGCGATGTGTTGGTAAACAGGTACCAGCTGATGGTCGAGCATATCCTGGTAGATCCAGAGTTTAGCAGGACTGTAGCCACCGATATTTTTGTGGAAGTAGCTAGGAGCGGCGTTATCCAGTGGTGCGGAGAGGTTCCATACACGGAAGTAAGGGTCCGGGTCCTTCTGGATCTGAAGGTCGGCAGCAGTAGGCTGCAGTTCAGACATGAAGGTGGTATCGTCCACAAAGCTGTCGCTGTTCAGGTATTTTTTATCCTGCTGCCAGAGGTCGATGGTCACCGCCAGTGTTAAGGCTACTGCCAGGATGGTCATGTTGAGTTTACCTTTCAGGTAAGCCCAGAGCAGTGCGAAGGCGATACCTACGAATACGAGGGAGCGGATGCTATCCCAGAGCATGAGGTCTGCGCGGTCTTTTTCGAGGGCCCTGATGACAGTTTTTGCGTTTTCAGCGTTGCCGAAAGCCTGGCCGTAGTAGCCCATAATGGTGGCATCGCTGTGGCTGGTGAAGTTCATGTACATGCTACCGAAAATGCCTACTATCACTATTACACCAGCGGTGATCTGGGTCGACAGTGAAAGGCCTTTCAGCATGGCAGCCTGTTTATTCTCCGGCTTCAGTAATTCATCCAGTGCGAGAATTGCCATCACTACAAATGAGAAGGATGGAATAACGAGGGCCATTGCCGGTGCACGGAATTTATTATAAAGCGGCAGATGATAGAAAAGGAATTCGTTGACTACCATGAAGTGGTTGCCCCATGCGAGGATGAAGCCGATAATAGTGATCGGTACCAGCCACCAGAGGTGCCAGCTGCGTACTATTATTAATCCCAATACAAAGAGTAGGCAAATGATAGCACCTACGTATACAGGGCCGGAAGTTCCTTTAGGCTGGTCGCCATGGTACATCGGGAAAGGCAGCTGGTTCATGGCCTGTTCAAGCTGTGCTTCAGGTACACCAATGTTAGTCAGGGCTTTAGCTACATTCGAGTTAGGGCCTGGTTTTGCACTGGAAGCATTACCTGCATAGCCAGGAATCAGGAAGGTAAATGATTCAGACAAACCATAGCTCCAGTCGTAGGCATAGTTGATATCCAGACCGGTAGATTTGGTATCTTTTTTACTGTTGCCGGATTCATCAGGAGAGGCGATAGTCAGTTCAGACTTGCTGCCACGCATGGTGTAGTCCGTATATTCCTTGGTGATCATCAATGCGTTCATGTTGGGCAGGGTAGCCAGAATAGCGGCTACTGCGAGCACAACAGATGCTTTGAAGAAATCAGGTAATTGTTTTTCCCTGAGGGCGCGTACAAAAGCAGCGATGGCCAGTACGGCGATGCAGATCAGGGTATAATAGATCACCTGGAGGTGATTGTTATAGATAAAAAGACCGGTAGCGAGTGTTGTGAGTGCGAATCCGCTGATCAGTTTCCGGTTGTAGGTCAGTAATATACCTGCGAATACGGCCGGCATCAGTGCGATGTCGTACATTTTTGTAACGTGGCCGACATCAATAATAATAACGTTATAGGTGCAGAAGGCAAATGCTATGGCGCCTAATATCCTGATCCAGTACCTGATATTCAGTACACAGGCGAGCAGGTACATACATGCCATTGCGAG
Protein-coding sequences here:
- a CDS encoding YfhO family protein yields the protein MKQNWLKAILPHLAAIGIFLILATVYCSPVMEGKVVNQSDMMNVQGMAKEAKDYYERTGDIPLWSNSMFGGMPTYVVYTGPNANKLAIVNRAVCLFLPDPINMLFLAMACMYLLACVLNIRYWIRILGAIAFAFCTYNVIIIDVGHVTKMYDIALMPAVFAGILLTYNRKLISGFALTTLATGLFIYNNHLQVIYYTLICIAVLAIAAFVRALREKQLPDFFKASVVLAVAAILATLPNMNALMITKEYTDYTMRGSKSELTIASPDESGNSKKDTKSTGLDINYAYDWSYGLSESFTFLIPGYAGNASSAKPGPNSNVAKALTNIGVPEAQLEQAMNQLPFPMYHGDQPKGTSGPVYVGAIICLLFVLGLIIVRSWHLWWLVPITIIGFILAWGNHFMVVNEFLFYHLPLYNKFRAPAMALVIPSFSFVVMAILALDELLKPENKQAAMLKGLSLSTQITAGVIVIVGIFGSMYMNFTSHSDATIMGYYGQAFGNAENAKTVIRALEKDRADLMLWDSIRSLVFVGIAFALLWAYLKGKLNMTILAVALTLAVTIDLWQQDKKYLNSDSFVDDTTFMSELQPTAADLQIQKDPDPYFRVWNLSAPLDNAAPSYFHKNIGGYSPAKLWIYQDMLDHQLVPVYQHIASGKPSEQDWRILAMMNTKYLIYPGQNGQMVAQRTPENYGNAWFVKGILYAPDANSEMLALNTLDVKDSAVVDKRFIPQLGGQQFQPVADTNATIKLTQYGLNNLDYESNNSQEGFAVFSDIYYPAGWEAFIDGKQTDIIRTNYALRGMKIPAGKHKIEMKFAPKTFFTGAKISAISSILMLILVIAGFFLQPVFDKRNQKKEA